One window from the genome of Amycolatopsis sp. NBC_01480 encodes:
- a CDS encoding NAD(P)-binding domain-containing protein — translation MSEDVLDYLVVGAGPAGLQLGQQLDRAGHSYLVLEAGSGPATFFRTFPRHRTLISVNKKHTGWTDPELNLRMDWNSLLAEGDPDPLLFTDYSAEMFPSAEALLRYTADYAAKHEIAIRYDTRVRRISRADGNFVATAEDGTAFTALRLVMATGVSKAHIPDVPGMELVDQYADFDTDPAQFTNQRVLVLGKGNSAFETADSLNAYAAVLHVSGPRPVKLAWRTHFVGHLRAFNAGVLDMYQLKLQHAILDGDVREITKREDGYHVKFAFFRADEVIKELRYDRVIACTGFRFDASIFDEDCRPELTIDDRFPAQTSSWESVNVPGLYFAGTITQVRDFKKATSAFIHGFRYGVRALSKVFEERYHGREWPHTVLKTDVGDLVEAVITRINRSSALYQQFGFLADVLALERGQARYYEEVPVARVAERSPDVENAFVITLDYGPDHDKVDPFDFTVKRASQDVANDSGEGHYLHPIVRHYRHGELVATHHVTENLENEWNREVHVDALTAFLTKQLA, via the coding sequence GGCTCGGGGCCGGCCACGTTCTTCCGCACCTTCCCGCGGCACCGCACGCTGATCTCGGTCAACAAGAAGCACACCGGCTGGACCGACCCGGAGCTGAACCTCCGGATGGACTGGAACTCGCTGCTGGCCGAGGGCGACCCCGATCCGCTGCTGTTCACCGATTACAGCGCGGAGATGTTCCCGTCCGCCGAGGCCCTGCTGCGGTACACCGCGGACTACGCGGCGAAGCACGAGATCGCCATCCGGTACGACACCCGGGTGCGCCGGATCAGCCGCGCCGACGGGAACTTCGTGGCCACGGCCGAGGACGGCACCGCGTTCACCGCCCTGCGGCTGGTGATGGCCACGGGCGTGAGCAAAGCCCACATCCCGGACGTCCCGGGCATGGAGCTGGTCGACCAGTACGCCGACTTCGACACCGATCCGGCGCAGTTCACCAACCAGCGGGTATTGGTGCTGGGCAAGGGAAACTCGGCCTTCGAGACCGCGGACAGCCTCAACGCGTACGCCGCCGTGCTGCACGTCTCGGGCCCGCGGCCGGTGAAGCTCGCCTGGCGCACGCACTTCGTCGGCCACCTGCGCGCGTTCAACGCCGGGGTGCTGGACATGTACCAGCTCAAGCTGCAGCACGCGATCCTCGACGGCGACGTCCGCGAGATCACCAAGCGCGAAGACGGCTACCACGTGAAGTTCGCCTTCTTCCGCGCCGACGAGGTGATCAAGGAGCTGCGTTACGACCGGGTGATCGCCTGCACCGGCTTCCGGTTCGACGCCTCGATCTTCGACGAGGACTGCCGGCCGGAGCTGACCATCGACGACCGGTTCCCGGCACAGACCTCGTCCTGGGAGTCGGTGAACGTGCCCGGGCTGTACTTCGCCGGCACGATCACGCAGGTCCGCGACTTCAAGAAGGCGACCAGCGCGTTCATCCACGGCTTCCGCTACGGCGTGCGCGCGCTGTCGAAGGTCTTCGAGGAGCGCTACCACGGCCGCGAGTGGCCGCACACCGTGCTGAAGACCGACGTCGGTGACCTGGTCGAGGCGGTGATCACCCGGATCAACCGCAGTTCCGCGCTGTACCAGCAGTTCGGCTTCCTGGCCGACGTGCTGGCGCTCGAGCGCGGGCAGGCGCGGTACTACGAGGAGGTGCCGGTGGCGCGGGTCGCCGAGCGCTCACCGGACGTCGAGAACGCGTTTGTGATCACCCTCGACTACGGGCCGGACCACGACAAGGTGGACCCGTTCGATTTCACCGTGAAGCGCGCCAGCCAGGACGTCGCCAACGACAGCGGCGAGGGCCACTACCTGCACCCGATCGTCCGGCACTACCGGCACGGCGAGCTGGTCGCGACCCACCACGTCACGGAGAACCTGGAAAACGAGTGGAACCGCGAGGTGCACGTGGACGCGCTCACCGCGTTCCTCACGAAGCAGCTGGCTTGA